The proteins below come from a single Agrobacterium vitis genomic window:
- a CDS encoding transporter — protein MLTATTPIPGLVWAYHIDARHQSATRLPMDATLTGLMPEQGFLWLHLNLADVRVPGFIEQFPGLSEAARAALINHEHHAALSVDEQLIYGTLVDFQREFAAATRDIGWLHFALSDRFIITTRLQPIRSVDILRGAIEKNPAKFASPMQVYEVLVAEFQRGIMALVLELMEEINRIEDVVYDEDMRDERTQLAPLRRVIVRLHRHLRGMLSMMRRANAVDEDEMPAGFEDVASRLTNRLEAADHDVYALHERARLLHEEIDSKLSSETNRHLYILSLMTAFLLPPSLVTGFFGMNTSHLPFTSGPEGSAYAIAFILGSIFLAWFILKRARIL, from the coding sequence ATGCTGACAGCGACGACCCCTATTCCCGGTCTGGTTTGGGCCTATCATATCGACGCCCGCCACCAGAGCGCCACCCGCCTGCCGATGGATGCGACACTGACGGGTCTGATGCCGGAACAAGGGTTTCTCTGGCTGCACCTCAATCTTGCCGACGTGCGGGTGCCGGGCTTTATCGAGCAGTTTCCGGGCCTGAGCGAAGCGGCCCGCGCCGCCCTGATCAATCACGAACATCACGCAGCGCTCTCGGTGGACGAGCAGCTGATCTATGGGACGCTGGTGGATTTTCAGCGCGAATTTGCCGCCGCCACCCGGGACATCGGCTGGCTACATTTTGCCCTTTCGGACCGGTTCATCATCACCACACGGCTGCAACCGATCCGCTCGGTGGATATTCTGCGCGGTGCCATTGAGAAAAACCCGGCGAAATTCGCCTCCCCCATGCAGGTCTATGAAGTGCTGGTGGCGGAGTTTCAGCGCGGCATCATGGCGCTGGTGCTGGAACTGATGGAAGAGATCAACCGCATCGAAGACGTCGTCTATGATGAAGACATGCGCGACGAGCGCACCCAGCTTGCGCCGCTGCGCAGGGTGATCGTGCGGCTGCATCGGCATTTGCGGGGCATGCTGAGCATGATGCGGCGCGCCAATGCCGTAGACGAGGATGAAATGCCCGCCGGTTTCGAAGATGTGGCGAGCCGCCTGACCAACCGGCTGGAAGCCGCTGACCACGATGTCTACGCCCTGCATGAGCGCGCCCGGCTATTGCATGAAGAAATCGACAGCAAGCTCTCCTCCGAGACCAACCGTCATCTCTATATCCTGTCGCTGATGACGGCCTTTCTGCTGCCGCCCTCGCTGGTCACAGGCTTTTTCGGGATGAACACCTCGCATTTGCCTTTTACCAGCGGGCCGGAAGGATCGGCCTATGCGATTGCCTTTATCCTCGGGTCGATTTTTCTCGCCTGGTTTATCCTGAAGCGCGCCAGAATTCTCTGA